The Sylvia atricapilla isolate bSylAtr1 chromosome 12, bSylAtr1.pri, whole genome shotgun sequence genome has a segment encoding these proteins:
- the FBXO31 gene encoding F-box only protein 31 isoform X3 produces MPNVDGLFIIGWMYLPPHDPHVDDPMRFKPLFRIHLMERKCATVECMYGHKGPHNGHIQIVKKDEFSTKCNQTDHHRMSGGRQEEFRTWLREEWGRTLEDIFHEHMQELILMKFIYTSQYDNCLTYRRIYLPPSSPDDLIQPGLFKGTYGSHGLEIVMLSFHGKKAKGTKITGDPNIPAGQQTVEIDLAHPLQLPDIENLRDFSELSRIVLEVQEQVRREEQEREQGQEGEEHSQQAASQPASPLGGGEGAEGEETAAGAEGTTQDKAPASQPFVLPMGVISRNEDYPRTCRICFYGTGLIAGHGFTSPERTPGLFVLFDDDRFGFIWLELKSFSLYSRIKVSFQNAQAPSREAFDEMLKNIQSLAT; encoded by the exons gtGGATGGTTTGTTCATCATTGGCTGGATGTACCTGCCCCCTCACGATCCCCACGTGGATGATCCCATGAGATTCAAGCCCCTCTTCAGGATCCACCTCATGGAGAGGAAATGTGCCACGGTGGAGTGCATGTATGGCCACAAGGGACCTCATAATGGCCACATCCAG ATTGTAAAAAAGGATGAGTTCTCCACCAAGTGCAACCAGACGGATCACCACCGGATGTCAgggggcaggcaggag gaattccGGACGTGGCTGAGGGAGGAGTGGGGTCGGACTCTGGAAGACATTTTCCATGAACACATGCAGGAGCTCATCCTGATGAAGTTCATCTACACCAGCCAATATGA CAACTGCCTGACGTACCGGCGCATCTACCTCCCCCCCAGCAGCCCCGACgacctcatccagcctggcctcttCAAAGGCACCTACGGGAGCCACGGGCTGGAGATTGTCATGCTCAGCTTTCATGGGAAGAAAGCCAAGGGCACTAAGATCACT GGAGATCCCAACATCCCAGCTGGACAGCAGACCGTGGAGATAGACCTGGCACatcccctgcagctgcctgacaTCGAGAACCTGCGAGACTTCAGCGAGCTCTCCCGCATTGTGCTGGAGGTGCAGGAGCAGGTCCGGCGCGAGGAGCAGGAGcgggagcaggggcaggagggagaggagcatTCCCAGCAGGCTGCCTCCCAGCCTGCCAGCCccctgggaggaggagaaggtgctgAGGGGGAAGAGactgcagctggggcagaggggacgACCCAGGACAAGGCTCCAGCTTCCCAGCCCTTCGTGCTGCCCATGGGAGTGATATCGAGGAACGAGGATTATCCCCGGACCTGCCGAATCTG TTTTTACGGGACAGGGCTCATCGCTGGCCACGGTTTCACCAGCCCTGAGAGGACACCGGGGCTGTTCGTCCTGTTCGACGACGATCGCTTCGGCTTCATCTGGCTGGAGCTGAAATCCTTCAGCCTCTACAGCCGCATCAAGGTCTCCTTCCAGAACGCCCAAGCGCCTTCCAGAGAGGCCTTTGACGAGATGCTCAAGAACATTCAGTCCCTGGCTACTTGA